The Chanos chanos chromosome 3, fChaCha1.1, whole genome shotgun sequence genome segment TTAAAGTGATTGCATGCCGAACTAAATGTGATCATAAACAGTCCATACAATCTAACGGTTCATTTGCATAGAATCACGCTTTGTTGTTTCTGGCAGGAAATTCAAACCATCTCAAGTAGGCTACATCAACAAAGGCAAGTATACAGCGTGTTTTGGCATGTGGTGTTCACCTAGTGTGTGTCCGTAGGATTGTTTCATGGTGCTGTCTCATGGGGATAGGATGGGAGACATTTAGGTAAAAGGTGACCATTTCTCCCAGGCATGCGTTTGAAAGTTTCCTCCGAAAGCGCATTAAAATTGCAACTGGTATTAGTTACGATGATGAGatggaaactgtttttttgttgttgttgttgttttgttttttacaatgTAAGGACGAGAAGTGCTGTAAAATGGAATAAATTCAGTCTCGTTGTGTAGCTCATTGGACAAATTACTTTTGGGTGCTGAAAACGACTAATTTTTCCTAAGGCTGTAGTTTTCGTAATCTgtagagagaagaaatgaatcCATTTAAACTGCCATCCACGTTGTTTTAGTTGCCTGCTAGGCTGTTCTTGAGTAATTAAGCATTAGTTGGCGGGGGGCGTGGGGGGTGTTGGCAGGGGGTTAATAATTTAATGAACAACAGCCCTTTTCATTTCTAATTAACTGTTTCCCGATCCAGTTTTTGCCTTTCAACTTGTTCGCTTGAGCGCGATTAATGTTGTCAATGAACGGGAGTTGAATTAATTAATATGATGGGCATTAGGATGGAATTTATGAACGTGTTGAAGCTGTCTGTTGTAGGTTAGGTAGTGTGTGATTTTTGGACACAAGTGCAGGAGTGgtgtgcgcccccccccccccatcatttGGTAAATATGTGGTCCATGAATTGTCCTATTAGTAATGGttaagtcgctttggtttaaaagtgtCTGCAAAATCCCAAATTGTGAATTGTAAGTTatgtccaaaaaacaaacaaaccatgagATATCTTACACCGCCACATGTAAGATATCTTATTAGCATGGTGCAGCAAATTTGTCTTACAGTACAAGACAAGCAGAAGTCAAATTAACCACATGGCTTCTTGCAGGTGTGATATTCAGTGTCCTTTGAGCTCTCATCAGTTTCACAGTGCTGTCAGGTTTCCTAAGTTTCATAATCAGCACGTGAATGGCTGGAGATAAGCCATGGCTTTAGTTGCTTTTCTAAATGAAACACAATGACTCAGCAGAAAGAAGTACAGAACATGGCACTTTGTTGGTTTTGAGCCCACGCGTGATCACTGACGGATTTTTAGCTTGTTTCACAGGCTTACAACCTCAGGCTTGATGCCTAATCATTCATAACAAATCCACATACGATTCTGATactgtttaacaaaaaaaaaaaaaaaaaaaccatttcctGCCCAAAGGGGAGAGAATAAATGTTCTGAGGGAGCCAGTTACTGTTGCGCGCACTGGTGGGTGTAAACAACAGTTTTACTTCGTTCCATTCCTTTGTGATATGGCAAAGGCTCAGAAGCTGATGTGTCAGTGACCTTTGCCCGGACACGCACGTCATCAGCAGTCAGGCTGctgaaaataacattaaaaaaacgcTGCTGcgtgttaatttattttaattcctGGAGTCATCAGGTTCTGCAGTAGATATTTGTGGAGGTATGACTGATTACCAAGGCATTGCCTAACTAAGAATTCATTTGTGGAGAGCAAAGTGCTCTGTgataggagaaagagagacacatcaACATCTGTTCCATCTCTATagaagaaagaacagaactGTTTTATATTCATTAAACGTACGTCAGAATAGTAGTTAATTGCCCCTAGGCCTCAATGAAGGATGTTGCCATTTCAGATCAGGAACTTTAGGGGTGGATTGGAATGAAAATGTTCAGACATCCAGGTGCACTCTGGGATTGCCTTGGGAACTTCTCCAACGTCCCATGGGCAAATTTAGCGCTTCTCACTTCTTAGACCAGTAAAACAGGTTTTACATATTTCTCTGTTCAGTGGACTGTCTGGGATTTAACACGTCCccctttttgcttttttttttttttaaggtttggTTAGTCTGACTTTCTATGAATGCTTGTCATTCTTTAATCACAAATCTTTAAAACAAGAGTAGTTTGTGTACTTTTTTTGATGATAAAGCAAAAAATGGTCTGTATTCCTTGCTTCTGCACCTAATGGTCATTTATTACTTGTTCAGATTAAGATGGCGAGAGGCATCCATAATTGACAACGTGTTGTTCAACATtatctttgtctgtgtgaacattttCTACActcccttctccttctcctagAAAAGAGAGTGTATtattgtctgcgtgtgtatatctgtacgtgtgtaacatgtgtctacctcatggggtttttttttgtggattcaGGATCATTTGAATAACCCTAGCTTAGCAGctagtgtgcatgtgtttagaGAGTGCATGTTAATACGGCCTAAAAACGCTGCCACATTGTGTTCTCCGCCAGCATGAGCTGTGGTTTGTTGACACACCCCTCTGAAACTTGGGGGTTGTTAAGGGGGGAGGTTCCAGTGGGCAGGATCACACTAACAAATACAAGCCAATCAGctgcctcctctcttctcctttctgttGGCAGTTCAACTGCAGATGTGTAACACTCTGAGTTTTAAGGTCGTGCCAAGTctagtaatctttttttttttttttttttgcttacgtAAACAGGTTTTGCTACCAACATGACATGATGTACAGACATTGATAAAAAGACTTGTCACGTGAAGCTCAGTCTTTTAAAAACTGTCATTCTGTGAAGCTGATTGCAGGAAAAATTGGCAGCATTTGTCAATagtatgttttaacagtttttctgtttgtttgtgttttgaaaaacatattgtaaattattttatttggttATACTTGCCTAATTTGAtatcagggttttttggggggggggggtttggtaaATGGAGCGGTTCTCTTGTGCTGTAGTATTTTATCATGTGTGTGAATaaaggtttttctctctctctcacacacacaggcggaATAGCAGGAGGGATTGAAATCTGCATAACCTTCCCCACAGAGTATGTGAAGACTCAACTGCAGTTAGACGAAAAGGCCAATCCTCCACGCTATAAAGGAATCGGTGTGTGTTCCCTCTCCGTGTCATCCCGTGTGTTATAGGTTTCCCGTGGCCATCTATAGAACATTAAATAAAAGCTACCAATCAGGGGAAACAGAGCTCAGTACCAATACAAAGCCAGTTAGAGATCCATTCACAAAAGTACAAAGTACTGGCTGCAAGAGCTTTGATCTGTCCTGCGTGTTCTAGTCCCTCCTGATCCCTGCGTAACTAACGGGCCTCTTATCAGCGCTCCCGGAGTCACTGAACTTTGGAAGACGACCTCTCTGCGCAACATGTTTGTCAGGGCAGACAGCAAAGACTGTTCAGCAGGAAATAGTTAAAGTGTAGCTTTAATAGTCACGCTCCATGTTCTGACTTAAGGCTGATCCGACTGAAGATGACTTTGCCTTCCCCAGGCCTAAAGCATGATTTATCATTGGTGTGATTAAAGTTTGAAAGTTCACACTGAAATATTTGCactctggggggaaaaaaaaaactcttctttttttccccagacatCACAATGTTCCCCCTGTACTCACAATGTTTCCCctgatcttaaaaaaaaaatctgtagttAAGACAGTCAAGAGAGACTAAAACAATGATTTTAGTCCAAAGCTGAAGGACAGACTTTTACAACATAATAGTTTCCACTGCGCCTCCTTTAGCAAGCGCTCACTATTCCCTCTTTCCCATACAGCGGACTGTGTGAAGCAGACAGTTCAGGGCCATGGGGTGAAAGGACTGTACAGGGGCCTCAGCTCATTGTTATATGGTTCCATACCCAAAGCTGCTGTTCGGTGGGTATCCATCTAAAGAGGCTCATAGAATGTTCTAGAGCTCTGTCTGCAAACTATAGAAAGTGTGTAAAATCACTCACATGCCATCTAAACACCACAGACATTCATCCTGTCGTGATCATACCTTAAACGTGGGTCGGCACTGAAACAAGAAGCAGCAGGAtaagtgtctgtgtctgtccttttcCGCCTGCAGGTTCGGAGTGTTTGAATTCCTCAGTAACCAGATGCGAGATGAGTCAGGGAAACTGGACAGCACGCGTGGATTGATCTGCGGCCTGGGTGCGGGCGTGGCTGAGGCGGTGGTGGTCGTCTGTCCCATGGAGACGATAAAGGTGCTTCGTCAGCGAATCAATATCAAACAGATTCATGACTAAAACGCAGCAAATctattttcagtctgtttgcaGTCTCACAaagattttacattttaaactaAGACGTATTGTGGCCAAAATGCATAGATAGTTTTGAATGTTCTCTTTGACTTAGCATGGATGTTATCAtgcaaataacaaaatattcaATGCAactaaaggttttttttttttttgtttgtttttttcataccaTGCACAACTGCAGGTGAAATTCATTCATGATCAGACTTCAGCCAATCCAAAGTACCGAGGCTTCTTCCATGGCGTGAGAGAGATTGTGAGGAGCCAAGGTGAGGCTGTCAGTTTGAAGAGATGTAATATTTGCATCTACCTCCAGATGGCAGTGCAAGCGCTCAGTTACTCAATTCCCCCTCACTGCggactcactgtgtttgttcctgtttcCACTCTTAAGATTCATGTCCTCATTAAACCTGCATTTTAGggatgtgtttctgtgacttGTCAACTTTATAACAAGAGCTTATTCGGGCTGCAGGGTTTGGACAGAGTGCATGCTAGGGCACACCAGTCAGTAATTCGCGCTCATTCTGAACCAGTAAATCAGCATTTCTTTTCCAGTCTCTGCGATGGTAACAGCTCCTCTTTTCAGATTACTCACCCGGGCCTCTGAGCAGACTGTGTGTGGGCAGTGAGGGCTAGTCACGTCTTCTTTTCTCAGCAAAATCACGTCAAACGTTCCGCGTTCGGCGTTTCCACGTCAAGTCTGAAGGGGAAACGAAATGTGGAGAACACAGGGTTTTTATGTGTATTAATAGCAGATGTCATTTTCGAAGTGTTTGTGAAAGGGTGTAGTACACATGTGTCGGGTGTCTTGGTCTCGAACACGGAGATCCTGATGAACTGGTTAGAAAGAAAAGTTAGCGTGCTTGTGACTTTTTTAcgttcctcctctgtttttttctgtgggtgCACCGAAAGAATGGAAgtgcctaaaaaaaaatctgaaatttaaaaaaaagaaagaaagaaaggtctGATCCAGCCGGAACCTTCCTAatgcttttatttaaaaaaaaaacaacataatttaTTGTCAAAAGTTTATTTCCTATTAGGAAAGAAGATGTTGAATTATACTGATAGGTTTTGGCGTAAAATGGCCTTCATCAGAGCAATATCTTGCCTCCTCTGTGCAATGGGTCATACTTACGCATGCACTGGCAGGTTCATGAACCCACCagaacacacattaacacacgtAAGCCCCCTGCCTCATAGCAAGACTCAAATTTGGCTCTGATTTGATCatttacacattaacacaccacCCTTATTAGTTTTATTATTGTGGTATACGGCTGATGTGGCCCTTTGTGGGGTTATATCCGAGGCCTCTGATTTCTGTCACAAAAGGAAATAGCTGTGTGTTACTCTGGATAAAACTGTCtcagctaaatgaatgaatggatgtaattgtatttgtctctgtttttttattgattcTTGTTTAGGTCTCAGAGGAACATATCAGGGATTGACAGCAACTGTTCTGAAACAGGGCTCGAACCAGGCCATTCGATTCTATGTCATGACTTCTTTAAGAAACTGGTACAGAGGTTCGTAATATGTTGAATGTGTTGTGTAAACACTATGAGGTTAAGTAAAACATGCCCACctcaaaaatacacattttcatCGTGGCTTCCGTTTAGAATGAGGTCAAATGAATTTGGGGTTTTATTTCTAAATTGCCAAATATGACCATTCAGACTGACTTGGGcaggggtattccagaaagccgGTTTAGttaaaactctgagttagttaacttagaacaagtagtaaacctcctaatagaagagccctacggCTTTGTTtcgctaggagaatgaagccattcggctcttctgttaggagatTAACTACTCACTCTGAGGCAACTAactttgagttttcactaaacctccTTTCTGGAGTACCCCCCCAAGTGGTCAGCAGTCAGGATGATGTTTATGGCAGTATATCTGTTATAACAATGACTGCAACTGTGTTACTATTACAGCATGATGGTAATCTTGACTGTAAACCGTTTCTCTGCTGTCATCATTTAGGTGACAACCCCAACAAGACCATCAATCCTCTTATAACTGGAGTGTTTGGGGCCATTGCTGGGGCTGCCAGTGTGTTTGGAAATACTCCACTGGATGTAATCAAAACTAGAATGCAGGTTGGTCATAGATAGGAGGTTTCTAGCTGAGTGAATCCTCACTCAGACCAgattttaaaattaattattaaaaatgtaaaatttgaatatatgttatttatttttgtgcaatATTGATACTAGAAATATAGTGCTCTTGTAATGCTTTTAgatataattatttttaaattgcgTAGCAGTGCTGTGTAGATTAATCTGAAAGTAGCGTGtcaaaacttgtgtgtgtgtgtgtgtgtgtaaatgtttaaaatcatGAATACATGTCTTTGTTTGCAGGGGCTTGAGGCTCACAAATATAAAAGCACTATGGATTGTGCCGTTAAAATCATGAAGCATGAGGGACCTGCAGCGTACGTATCATTAATACATCAACGCGTCCACACTGACGCTGAACGCACTGTTCTGGGAACAGTAGATTTATTTCCTGTTAGGTTACCCGTTCTGTTCATacgatgataaaaaaaaaaatcgttctCATGCTGTCTTCATCCACGTAGATTCTACAAAGGGACTGTTCCACGTTTGGGTCGGGTCTGCATGGACGTGGCCATAGTGTTCATAATCTACGACGAGGTGGTGAAAGTGCTCAACATGGTGTGGAAGACTGACTAACAGAGAGGACACGTTGCGACAGGGTTGACCAAAGGACACGGACCAGACTCTAGTCAACAcgcttttctctgtttaaaaaaagaaaacggaaaCACACGCtgcaggagcacacacacagacacacacaaaataacgaGAGTTAACTTCTCGCAAACTCTTAATGCACAAGTTACGTAgcgaagagagagacaaactctCCCGCGATAATGTGAGGCAAAGCACTAAGACAAATACTTGAAAAATACAGCATCGTTCTCTTCTCCCAAAGgctgtttttaaaagataaCATAGATATTGTGAAAGAGAAACGTGTTTTTATAGTAAAGCTAACCGCTGGAAAAGAATGAAACTTAACTCAAAGACAGACGTTTTGGCTGTATATTTTAGCGTCACATTAGTATTAATACTATCTAATTATTTTTTGACAAGTATTTGATTTTCTAACGTGCAATTGCAAATATgatggtttaattttttttttttttttttagatataccTCTGCAAGGTGATGGGCACTAATTAATTAATGTCATATTCATTCATAAGCTGCACTTGGCAGGTCTGATTATATGTAGTCCTGAAATCTTAGGAAGTACACATGACCAATGTATTTCCACATATTAATTGATCTGATACTCTTGGGGGCCTGGTTGTCAAATTATAGTAAGTGCCATGATGTAGTGTCATTGGCGCTTTTACAATGTCACGTCAAATCTTGTATTGCAGCACATTTtaacattctgtttttatttgcaaTGAATAGAGGATGTCACTTTTGTGCAGCCTTGGTTTGTTTTCGTTCGTAAGAGCATGCCAGACAGATTTGAATATCTGGTCcctttgtacatttttatttcatataacTTGTTTAATTGCAAAGGCCTtaaattgctctttttttctgtgccaaTGTCTTATTCTTTGCCTACCTCAaggacaccaaaaaaaaaaagaaaaaaaagaaatgaattaaacttATTGGTAGAGCAGGCACATCAGAACAGAGTGTTGTCAAATGCTAGGTACATTCTCACCATGTTAAATTCTACTTGACCACATACACCAGAAATCTATTTTAGTCTTAAGTTTAAATGTTAATCTCGGATTATGTACTGAGAATTGAGTGTAGTGACTGAaaggatcctttttttttaatgtggtgcCTTTCATTGAAATGTTTGGTTGGATGATGTGCATTTGCTTCACTACAATATCATTAAGGGGAACATTAAACATACCACAGCTCAGCATTGTTCCACTGATATCTGTCAGTGCTATTAACGTTTACGTATGATTTCAGTAGTCGTGtatgcattgttttttgttgttgttgttttgttttgttttttctgttattgGTGAGTCTGGTGAGCAGTTGGAACACGGTATTGGTTTTATCTTATTCTCATGCAAAGAAAGATATCTTTACAATGTTCTAGAGTAACATaagatgtattttgtttgttcacaCAGCCCTCATGAATAACTGATTTTATGCTAAATCCTctgtttttcaaacatttaaaagcagttctcagcaaatgaaatgacagcTGTCTGGATACCAAGCTGTTTCATTGAGACTGTCAGTGATGAA includes the following:
- the slc25a1b gene encoding tricarboxylate transport protein B, mitochondrial, with the translated sequence MSGNPTFVNPFHRPHCLSAAAPAGKAKLTHPGKAILAGGIAGGIEICITFPTEYVKTQLQLDEKANPPRYKGIADCVKQTVQGHGVKGLYRGLSSLLYGSIPKAAVRFGVFEFLSNQMRDESGKLDSTRGLICGLGAGVAEAVVVVCPMETIKVKFIHDQTSANPKYRGFFHGVREIVRSQGLRGTYQGLTATVLKQGSNQAIRFYVMTSLRNWYRGDNPNKTINPLITGVFGAIAGAASVFGNTPLDVIKTRMQGLEAHKYKSTMDCAVKIMKHEGPAAFYKGTVPRLGRVCMDVAIVFIIYDEVVKVLNMVWKTD